From Gaiellales bacterium, the proteins below share one genomic window:
- a CDS encoding NAD-dependent epimerase/dehydratase family protein, with protein sequence MLPAGTTTAGDPEPACPTSSPSRPGLSRALVTGGAGFIGSTLTRLLLERGYGVRVYDDLSSGSRDHLEGLDVELVTGDVRDADALGRACRGTDAVFHLAAGAGVVESMEQPVENFDLNARGTLLALWAAKQAGVERFVFSSSNAPLGDNAYPASEDKPVAPLSPYGASKATGEAYCSAFFGAYGFPAVAVRFSNAYGPRSARKTNVIPLFIRRIMAGEPLTIYGDGTQTRDFVFVTDLANGLIRAAEAPNVGGEVFQLASGVETTLTDLVRLLAEVSGREPELRHEPSRAGEIQRNYSLVDKARDRLGYTPAVPLADGLARTWEWFADGAVTRRDAPSAG encoded by the coding sequence GTGCTCCCTGCTGGGACCACGACCGCCGGCGATCCGGAGCCGGCGTGCCCGACTTCGAGCCCGAGTAGGCCCGGCCTGTCGCGCGCCCTCGTCACCGGGGGAGCCGGGTTCATCGGCTCCACGCTCACGCGCCTGCTGCTCGAGCGCGGCTATGGCGTGCGCGTTTACGACGACCTTTCGTCAGGATCGCGCGACCATCTCGAGGGGCTCGACGTCGAACTGGTCACCGGTGACGTGCGCGATGCGGATGCGCTCGGGCGGGCGTGCCGGGGCACGGACGCGGTGTTCCACCTCGCCGCGGGCGCGGGCGTCGTCGAATCGATGGAGCAGCCGGTCGAGAACTTCGACCTGAACGCCCGCGGGACGCTGCTCGCGCTGTGGGCTGCGAAGCAGGCCGGCGTCGAGCGGTTCGTCTTCTCGTCCAGCAACGCGCCGCTGGGCGACAATGCCTACCCCGCGAGCGAGGACAAGCCGGTCGCGCCGCTGTCGCCGTACGGCGCGAGCAAGGCGACGGGCGAGGCCTACTGCTCGGCGTTCTTCGGTGCTTACGGCTTCCCTGCCGTGGCCGTCCGGTTCTCGAACGCGTACGGGCCGCGTTCGGCCCGCAAGACGAACGTGATCCCGCTCTTCATCCGGCGGATCATGGCCGGTGAGCCGCTGACCATCTACGGCGACGGCACCCAGACGCGGGACTTCGTGTTCGTCACCGATCTTGCCAACGGACTCATCCGTGCCGCAGAGGCGCCGAACGTCGGCGGCGAGGTGTTCCAGCTCGCAAGCGGCGTCGAGACGACCCTGACCGACCTGGTGCGCCTGCTCGCCGAGGTCTCGGGCCGTGAGCCGGAGCTGCGGCACGAGCCGTCCCGTGCCGGCGAGATCCAGCGCAACTACTCGCTCGTCGACAAGGCGCGGGACCGTCTCGGATACACGCCGGCAGTGCCGCTGGCGGACGGGCTCGCGCGCACCTGGGAGTGGTTCGCCGACGGTGCCGTGACACGGCGTGACGCGCCTTCGGCCGGATGA